The following proteins come from a genomic window of Deltaproteobacteria bacterium:
- a CDS encoding FAD-dependent oxidoreductase: MIPENQLEFGYKDCSLCFVEKKGDESRCSGCSGRYSAREKLLWKINRKRIKRISRLLSLIFPGLGHLYAGRLSTGLFWIALIPLTMGLVINTFQGLTVGHLVLAAMFALLWLFAFIDAGRGYKDKTAPCESACPSHLHVPDYIALVREGSPVTSLALIHETLPFASVCGRVCPHPCEQECVRNEVGSPIAIAAIKRFAADHGYRSRPIPREAEIDPNMPKVAIIGAGPAGLSAANTLATLGARTVIFDAKWRPGGMMYSCIPSFRLPLEELDRDIDFILKKGVDFRGGVTVGQDMEFESLVTGGEFDAILVATGSSESLTLPGTGTESQGFYDAPAFLERVKFGEMVHVGQIVVVVGGGNVAVDAARTALRLGVRDVTIASLESRDSMPAFPWEVEEAIGEGAKLMDGTAVKKFFVMRQRIAGFEALSVSRLEYDRQGRINPVTVPGSEFEVRCDTVIIAIGSRADLSFIPAEYALKMIDKEHKIARLIFKDKRYKIPIYTCGDCLTGASTIVESSASGRYAALNIFEKLCVEEVRKVRLRDNYRRKKEDQVEDSPELRQRVKMEKLGPADAASGFEEIEKGYTGSEVQRECDRCARCNLTL; encoded by the coding sequence TTGATCCCCGAAAATCAGCTGGAGTTCGGGTACAAAGACTGCAGCCTCTGCTTTGTGGAGAAAAAAGGCGATGAGAGCAGGTGCAGCGGCTGTTCGGGGAGATACAGCGCGCGGGAAAAGCTTCTCTGGAAGATAAACAGGAAGAGGATAAAGAGGATATCGAGACTTCTCTCCCTTATCTTTCCGGGCCTGGGCCACCTCTATGCAGGGAGGCTTTCCACCGGACTGTTCTGGATTGCCCTCATCCCCCTCACGATGGGGCTGGTCATCAACACCTTTCAGGGCCTCACGGTGGGGCACCTGGTCCTTGCCGCCATGTTTGCCCTCCTCTGGTTGTTCGCTTTCATCGATGCGGGAAGAGGGTACAAGGACAAAACGGCCCCCTGTGAGAGCGCCTGCCCTTCCCACCTGCACGTTCCCGATTACATAGCCCTCGTCAGGGAGGGCTCTCCCGTAACCTCCCTGGCCCTCATACACGAGACGCTGCCTTTTGCCTCCGTGTGCGGGAGGGTCTGCCCCCATCCCTGTGAGCAGGAATGCGTAAGGAACGAGGTGGGCAGCCCGATAGCGATCGCGGCGATAAAGAGGTTTGCCGCCGACCATGGCTACCGGTCCAGGCCGATTCCGCGGGAGGCTGAAATAGACCCGAATATGCCGAAGGTTGCCATAATAGGAGCGGGTCCTGCCGGCCTCAGTGCGGCAAACACCCTCGCCACCCTCGGGGCGAGGACCGTGATTTTCGATGCAAAATGGCGCCCGGGAGGCATGATGTACTCCTGCATACCTTCCTTCCGGCTTCCCCTGGAGGAGCTGGACAGGGACATAGATTTCATCCTGAAAAAGGGGGTGGACTTTCGCGGCGGCGTGACCGTTGGACAGGACATGGAGTTTGAGAGCCTTGTCACGGGTGGTGAATTCGATGCCATTCTCGTTGCGACGGGGTCGTCGGAGTCTCTCACCCTTCCCGGTACGGGGACCGAGTCGCAGGGGTTTTACGATGCACCCGCCTTCCTGGAACGCGTCAAGTTCGGAGAGATGGTGCATGTGGGGCAGATCGTCGTCGTCGTCGGGGGCGGCAACGTGGCTGTTGACGCTGCCAGGACCGCTCTCCGGCTCGGCGTCAGGGACGTGACGATCGCCAGCCTGGAATCGAGGGACAGCATGCCCGCCTTTCCCTGGGAGGTGGAGGAGGCCATCGGTGAGGGAGCCAAGCTCATGGACGGGACGGCGGTAAAAAAGTTCTTCGTGATGAGGCAGCGGATAGCGGGGTTCGAGGCGCTGAGCGTCTCCCGGCTGGAGTACGACAGGCAGGGGAGGATAAACCCGGTTACGGTGCCCGGGTCTGAGTTCGAGGTACGGTGCGACACGGTCATCATCGCCATCGGAAGCAGGGCGGACCTGTCGTTTATACCGGCGGAATACGCGCTGAAGATGATCGATAAGGAGCACAAAATTGCGCGGTTGATTTTTAAGGACAAAAGATATAAAATCCCGATCTATACGTGCGGTGACTGTCTCACGGGGGCAAGCACCATCGTCGAATCTTCCGCTTCCGGCAGATACGCTGCTCTGAATATTTTTGAGAAGCTCTGCGTCGAAGAGGTGAGGAAGGTACGGCTGAGGGACAACTACCGGAGGAAGAAAGAGGACCAGGTGGAGGACAGCCCCGAACTGAGACAGAGGGTGAAAATGGAAAAGCTGGGTCCCGCCGATGCCGCATCGGGTTTCGAAGAAATCGAAAAGGGGTACACGGGGAGCGAGGTCCAAAGAGAGTGCGATAGATGTGCGAGGTGCAACCTCACGCTTTAA